cttttcacgttaagaacccactgcactattcgtataagagtagggggaaacccaggtgtagtcatggtagtggtccacctgcaccccccccccccccccaatcagttacatcgggaggagagacctgcgggtcatagtgattcagttcgcttttcgcctccaatgcacaggtgacgccaaaacaaataataatactaaataaTAATGGTAGTGTTTATTGCCATTAGTTGAGTCTTGTgtaatgtatttctttgcaATCCATCATACAATCTGCATACAATTAAGAATACCTTCTGATTGGATGAATCGCTATTCCACCGGGTTGATCGAGTCCGTCATCAATTATGATATCGTACCGAGATCCATTTGAATTGTGTAATAGAATCCAGTCATACACACCGTCAACCCAATACACATTACCCGTCAACCAATCAACGGCGATGCCACTAACAGAATCTGAGGTGCCATGAAAAAACGAACCAGCTCGACCATTTTCTCCAATTGTacctttaaaaatacaaaaagcaAGAAAGAATGATAGAACTAATCAATActctaatgatgatgataatgaaaataataataatgataatgataaacttaacaataataacaaaaatgataataataataatattaacaatgaaaatgataattttatgacaaaataatgctaaaatttaaacattagtgataatgatatataataatgatgacacaAATATTAATGACCAagttcagtggcgtaactacgggggggggggacacgtgcccccccccccccccatcggctggcaaaaaaaaaaaaaaccggggaaaaggagaaaaagagggaaaagggaaaagaaacgtagtggggaaagagGAAATTATTGTtctttataatgttatattatattatgttatattacataagaaacattttttcataactttatgaaacattatttgcttcattgtgtcttcattgttcctggtgctcgcatagactgtttaacgagatatataatcctgttgtactaaaacctcccgttttcaaatcaatatacaacaaatatatttcctcgaaattcgagttattattgttttatgtagtgacatattcttctttttcatgactacttaaagtgattgccctattttaaggtcttaatataaaacatttcctgtccgtgctaacgtttgcattagtggattggtgagatttctgctcttcatgaactcctaaaatcagtccttaaaatgtcaatttttctaatctgaattaaaaaaaatttcagctcgcgcttcgcgctcgcatcatttggttaatgaaatacgtagggtcttagtgaattcctacaaacaagccttagaatgcccctcttcaggtctcaatttcctaaattttcagctcacgcttcgcgctcacagtatttgattagtgagaagcgtatgataatcatgattgcaatgacttcaaaaagtgcttcatgactgtgtttagatgtaattctaacaaaatcagcaaagaatggcactagcattagatgactatggtgagatatttatactcttaatggattctaaaaaatagtccttaaactttccctgttcagggtcaatatatacaaaaatttgagctcgcgcttcgcgctcgcattgtttgtttagcgagagaGTTAcgtttcatgattacaacaaatttgcctttaatgtccctttttagctctgaatatcaaaaattttcagctcgcgcttcgagctcgcattatttaatcagtgagatacatatcaatttaatggcactgcatgtccttaaaatatctctattagttcagtatacctgacaactgagcgcgctttgcgcgctccctaagtgactcgaaatttttgctggtgccccctaatgccgtgacccacggtacgccactgaccaagttgataatgaaaaggataaaggagaccaaaataatgattacaatTATATCACAAtcgtaataataattgaaaatgttgattaaaaaaacaataaccaaattaggaaaataaaaatgtatgtttagTGACAACGTTCAGGGGAGATTGAATAAGGTGCAGGCTGTGCTCGAATGAATATGAAAGTTGACATTTAGGAGTTGATATAAATGATCTAaaggaaacaaagaaatattaaatcaGTTGACTTTTGTTGATTGTTATAATTTTATGAACAGAtgcgaaaaaaaattaacatttcctttaatatttaatatataattAACAAATGATCATTATTGAAACGAAGtcgaattgaaaataaagatatgaTAACCTAGAGCAAGCGGTTTTACTCACCagacattatcattttcatcccTTTATCGCTCCagattatttgttgttttccaTAGTTGATGCCTACAGAACCCCATGATCCACGAGGTAACTGATAATGGACCTCAGTAGTAATAAAGGATCGGATATGGCCATTGGGTGTTAGCATATTAAGCGGATCAGCAGTTAAACTAGATAACCGCGCCATCTCAGTTTCCGGATGTACTTCGGCCCATACTATCCGTGATCCGAGTATGTCATCAACTGTACgccaaatatataaaaatgcaaatgaacatttaaaacctaaattctttttttttttttttttatctttaaaaaagtaTCTTCATCATTCTTCTTCGTCCTCTTTTCCTTCGCAAAATTTTCCTCATCCATTTCTGAACATTCATTTGACGTGATCgagtgcgtcgtggtctagtggttcctgactctcgcctttcaaacagagggtcgtaagttcgaatcctagccacggcgtgttttccttcagcaagaacttTATCCAagctgtgctgcactcgacccaggtgggGTAAaagggtaccggcaggaaataaggcaaaaaaaaaactgtgcgCACCAggatcggtagactagcttataTAGCCGGTGTAaaataggagcgccttgagcacctagcaaggtggacacctgcgctatacaaatcctattggAATGATGTATAAGATTTCGGAATCGCCAGATGTTTCCTCCCATAGAAACCAATAATATCAATTTAGTGAAATCATCGTAACCTTCTTACTCCTGGATTTGTCCCCCATCATCTATTCTCAACACTCTCTAAATATTATTAGACTGGTGACACATTTCACTattattgttcatgaaagcTTGTCAAAAAATACTCATTAAAATATACCTACCGACCTCGTATGCAAAAACGAATCCTTCATTTTGTTCATGTAAATCGGATACAAATTGGACCGTTATGAATGAGGAGCTGGACTCCAGCATCGGTGGAACTTCACTTCCACAGAAACGGCCCAATAAGAACGGTGAATGATTGATCCCAAAGCCGTCGTAAACTGACAAGGCGTCTGAACTAGGAGGAAGAAAGGTAAgcaacattttatttcataaaaaaaaaaaaaaaaacatggaccacggtacaccatgtattcttttgtggaCATGActgtgttggtcctgaaaaggaccacccaaacccGACGTTTAGACAGGtgtgttcttgttgtcttcagaAGACTAGATAGTTTTCGCACTTACTACGGAgacactctctacaacgcatctattcctttgaaaaaaaaattgatgcacTGGCACAGCAGATCATCCAAATATTTCCGCTggaagaaaaattgcaaatatgagaTTCCGATGTTATTTATCCCAGTCCACCAACATCCGACAATGGCTTCTCTAAGTTCTTCATTTTGATTTGACTCGCATTTCAAAGGTTGTAGAGTGTTTCCGTAGTATATACGAAAAGTCCGGCTTATCTCCTTCACGAGCTTACCGTTCAAGACAAAGagactagccccccccccctcacattGGATAACACTATTGTGTGGAGTTTTCACTCGTGAGCTCGATTAAATCACAATTGGCGGCTTTTGccattcttgtcattttttttttagctagaAGGGTATAATTGGCGGAAATTACCGTTTTCACTGTAGTAGCACTAACATCCACAACTCTGTCACGTTCTCAACCAAAGACATGTTCCCTGCAAGGCACCGCACATACCGTGCATCCTGACAGAGGGTATAGAACctacttttaatttttttgttaattgtcCTGAAGACGTCATAATATGCCTccaccccacccctccccccccaaaaaaaaaaaaaaaaaaaaaaaaaaaaaaaaatagattttaattcgtcatgcggacgaataaggtggtctgtcgtagacAGACAAATACTAGTtgataaacatacataattatttatcTTTATCAATTCATACGAAtcgataaagagcgaaatgatattccattgatttacaatgctatggggcgattccacactagaacttaaaaaatatcataaatttcaacatgctttcaataagtcacaagtagtgtaatattttactatgatacctaaattttatgaaaataataaattttaaccaaaagtgGAGTCAGAtaaatttttttaggggggaacaatggaattttcaattttcaataattttgctgattaaatagtcaagtacaaacactgcctgaaacaattattggcaaagcacgagaagattgaaaatattgcaggtcaatggaataatgtatcattgaatgttccaaataatatctacaacattttcatgatccataataggggcagccctgatttttccgaaccaatttttggcaatgtcccgtacgacacatgaaagtgcaaaagtttttcccactattttatttttgatgatgcaatttcacaaaatcagtttctctatctttgacccatgggtgatcgatttatcccataaggatctaattactgcccttcatttttcaataattttcctATTTAtagttgtcccgtacgacacacactgtgtcgtacgggacatgtcccgtacgacacacaatatataatgcACTTAATTacaggatttggattcagaaactataaatagtagACCTATTGTGattcaagtaattgatttgacatagagtgaactgaaaaagtacttttaaaatctccatagaacatgaaatgggtgattctaaccattttaattgatttcatgtaggCGTATTGTTTTTTTGAATCCCTccagctaaactggtgattttcactggtcagagcaggttaatttctttgtaattGAGCATGGAAAGAAAACCTTTATTGATTCACCCTAGCCTGGAAGATaacttcctcttgcatgctaacgtggaattattataagatgtaaaaaaaaaaaatacatgtcaatCATCTATTTGGAATTCCCTTGATAATCACttacttttttatatacagtattgaaactccttacttttttcaagttgtaataaaatctggaaaataagacaaaccatatggtttcatgaaatgcagaaaggtttgaaaaggtagaaccgcatttctttagaaaaaaaatattttgtggaattacaagtgacagttgtcatgtatatatacatttcatatgaaaaattataacattttagccccataatttacacaaacagtttcattcattcattgttagtgtattggaaatcattCACTGAATAcaacttcacacaaaacctaAAGTTTTCCAgctcgtaaaaatgctgtgaacccttgtacatttcccatcatgaaaaaaaaaaccgataacatattgctcccgattgtatacattgaggttacttaattatattgtcctgaattactacttattaaaaaacttttcattaaaaatgaagaatttaggggcgatgctccccttctgattgataaaaagttcattgttttattcaggctgCCGAGTACAACACACAAGTGCCTGtacaacacacaagtgtcccgtacgacacacaagtgtcccgtacgacacagaagtgtcctgtacgacacacaagtgtcccgtacgatacattattttgtttatgataattgacagaaatattcagccaatagcggtttctaacataatgaatgcctttagtttgataggattatcattatcatcagccaaataatGTGATTGAAGtagtcaaagagacataaagtaagaaaatttggcttcaatttagagatgtcccgtacgacacattttgagtgtcccgtacgccacaatgttctcgaaaattgaaatttgctttatttattcatgaaggtttattttgctttctttcataaatgtgtttgttcttgggtaattggatatcaatttgagttcagtttctatgaaaattatctgtccaactcacagacattagagtacaaacttgaggtttctaaaaaagccactttttctgcgtccgtacgacacattactattttaaatctgtattatacagggtgtgaattcaagtcataataagtcttggtttttctaacactctggtagtacttgatgatcacctttagttactggaatattttttttgtttttcttgtcaaaaaactgtcaaatgttctctaaatgtcccgtacgacacgtattgAATCAccctatgtatgtttaaattgtcacttcccactctatattttggtgttaattgtttctgatgttagatattttgtattttgtatttttgatgttgtttgttgttgttgttgttgttcatagttatcttgacatgtattttaaactgcagggcgcctttgtaaagcagttttaagaactgaacaggcctaccctgcagtataaaataaataaaacaaaataaataaataaataaatttaacaaATGAGTAGATataagattgaaagataaatagacagatagacatacatatttaaacagatacacaTAAAAAAGATAGATAAACATACATGATAATTGAAACACATAAATATCTATTAAAGTGAAAGATAAATAGATCGATAGACAGAcaaattcaaacagatagatatacgaTATATAGATAGAACATAGCTAGAtagaaaatagatagatagagagacagacatacagatagagagatagaaagaaagatagatagttagataactatatcatgtaggtagatagatagatagatatatagatagatagatagatagatatatatagatagacagatagatagacagacagatatatagatagatagagagagaaagaaagagcgAGAGACAGACAAATAGATTGATATAAAAAGATAGAcaaattcaaacagatagatctacgatagatagatagaacatAGCTAGAtagaaaatagatagatagaagagaGACAGTCAtacagatagagagatagaaagaaagatagatatttagataaatatatcatgtatgtagatagatagatagatagatagatagatagatagatagccagacagacatacatatagatagatatatggatagatagatagatagacatatttaaacagatagatatatatattagacagagagagagagagagagatcgatagataaacagatagatatactgTAGGTCTACaatatagacagacagacatatggatagatagatagagtgtgagagagagagagacatattcaaacagatagatatatattagacagagagatagatcgatatgtcatgtaggtagatagatagacagacagatatagatagatagattctAACATATGCatcggatatgattagatatcaaaacagtaattataatctgttttattttgcaatattttaactattattaattagaattcttataattgatcgtgcgtaagtaaaaaaaataaaaataaaaataaaaaaatcatgttcacccgcggactcgaacccctgcccgcatgattgaatgagatgcaagtctgccgcctaaccgattgagctagaatatttcccatagactttacacgtaaggaaaatacgagaatctcaaatccaattttgcaagtgaaatacgggcatgatcccggcatctgatcgaaaagtaAAGGAAcatttccgaaagcttagaatctcagctacaatatattaaaagctcagggataactgaccagaaaaaatggagatatgacTCACGAAAtaaaggaatgtagaatctagttttgagaaaaagtcatgtcccatagagattacacgcaaaatgagtaaaaatgacatgccattattttttgcaatttttgaggttgatccattttttaaaaagaaaaaaaaaggcataattcagaaagagtaagacttaagctacaacatatcgaaaattgggcgaaatttgat
This genomic interval from Lytechinus pictus isolate F3 Inbred chromosome 3, Lp3.0, whole genome shotgun sequence contains the following:
- the LOC129258031 gene encoding adhesion G-protein coupled receptor G6-like, with translation MVSQTLLIASVTCFCIILQTTEAQINTILAGSGTIKSPNFPHWYPNEQRIEWQIQSPPNTHIRIRFLLFILEESENCVSDALSVYDGFGINHSPFLLGRFCGSEVPPMLESSSSFITVQFVSDLHEQNEGFVFAYEVVDDILGSRIVWAEVHPETEMARLSSLTADPLNMLTPNGHIRSFITTEVHYQLPRGSWGSVGINYGKQQIIWSDKGMKMIMSGTIGENGRAGSFFHGTSDSVSGIAVDWLTGNVYWVDGVYDWILLHNSNGSRYDIIIDDGLDQPGGIAIHPIRRYS